A region from the Peromyscus maniculatus bairdii isolate BWxNUB_F1_BW_parent chromosome 5, HU_Pman_BW_mat_3.1, whole genome shotgun sequence genome encodes:
- the Cxcl14 gene encoding C-X-C motif chemokine 14 produces MRLLAAALLLLLLALCASRVDGSKCKCSRKGPKIRYSDVKKLEMKPKYPHCEEKMVIITTKSMSRYRGQEHCLHPKLQSTKRFIKWYNAWNEKRRVYEE; encoded by the exons ATGAGGCTCCTGGCGGCCgcgctgctcctgctgctcctggcGCTGTGCGCCTCGCGCGTGGACG GGTCCAAGTGTAAGTGTTCCCGGAAGGGGCCCAAGATCCGCTACAGCGACGTGAAGAAGCTGGAAATGAAGCCAAAGTACCCACACTGCGAGGAGAAGATGGTTAT CATCACCACCAAGAGCATGTCCCGGTACCGGGGCCAGGAGCACTGTCTGCACCCTAAGCTGCAGAGCACCAAACGCTTCATCAAATGGTACAATGCCTGGAATGAGAAGCGCAG